One Acidobacteriota bacterium DNA segment encodes these proteins:
- a CDS encoding D-aminoacylase: MLTTRRAFLNTGAAAAAGVATFGLPRIEAAPSFDLVLSGGTIVDGTGAPVFTADLGLRGGRIAALGAIAPEQGRRALDVSRFHVCPGFIDIHTHSDGGILRYPTADSRVRQGVTTELTGHCGSSAAPLAGLPAERRRAAWRENGIDATWSDVASYLDTLERTGIAINQALLVGQGTLRDNAVGLVDRPLTPDEMTAVLRAVEEGIEQGAFGLSTGLEYTPGRYTPTVEIVAMARIVARHGGLYATHIRNEETMLLEAVDEAISIGRQAGVRVEIAHLKAAGRPNWGKQAASLHLIESARRSGIDVGADAYPYTAYSTSLTILLSDAALEGGMPAVVERLRDPAWRARIRREVDQQMAKELGDYALIVISSVRSPANRPVVGRTMTDIAGLWNVDPVDAVLRLIEEEEGGVSFIGHGMSPENVDMVLGHPLVMVGSDGSSMAPVGRAAETRPHPRSYGTFARVLGYYCRERQLFDLPTAVKKMTSLPADQIGLAGRGRIAPGQAADLVVFDAGRVRDTATFDAPHQYPEGIAHVLVNGVFVVENGAHTGATPGRALR; the protein is encoded by the coding sequence GGCGGGCGTGGCCACGTTCGGCCTGCCGCGCATCGAGGCGGCGCCCAGCTTCGACCTCGTCCTGTCGGGCGGCACCATCGTCGATGGCACGGGGGCGCCGGTCTTCACCGCCGACCTCGGCCTGCGCGGAGGCCGCATCGCGGCGCTCGGCGCCATCGCGCCGGAGCAGGGACGCCGCGCCCTCGACGTCTCGCGGTTCCATGTCTGCCCCGGGTTCATCGACATCCACACGCACTCCGACGGCGGAATCCTCCGCTACCCCACCGCCGACAGCCGCGTGCGCCAGGGCGTGACCACCGAACTCACCGGTCACTGCGGGTCGTCTGCCGCCCCCCTGGCCGGCCTGCCGGCGGAACGCCGGCGCGCTGCCTGGCGCGAGAACGGGATCGACGCCACGTGGTCGGACGTCGCGTCCTACCTCGACACGCTCGAACGCACCGGCATCGCCATCAACCAGGCCCTGCTCGTCGGGCAAGGCACATTGCGCGACAACGCCGTCGGCCTCGTCGATCGGCCGCTCACGCCCGACGAGATGACGGCCGTGCTGCGCGCCGTCGAGGAAGGGATCGAGCAGGGCGCGTTCGGTTTGTCGACCGGCCTCGAGTACACGCCGGGGCGCTACACGCCGACCGTCGAGATCGTGGCGATGGCCCGCATCGTGGCCCGCCACGGCGGCCTCTACGCCACGCACATCCGCAACGAAGAAACGATGCTGCTCGAGGCGGTGGACGAAGCCATCTCGATCGGCCGGCAGGCCGGGGTACGGGTCGAGATCGCGCACCTCAAAGCCGCGGGCCGACCGAACTGGGGCAAGCAGGCGGCCTCGCTCCACCTGATCGAGTCGGCCCGGCGGTCGGGGATCGACGTCGGTGCCGACGCGTATCCCTACACCGCGTATTCCACGAGCCTGACCATCCTCCTGTCGGATGCGGCCCTCGAAGGCGGGATGCCTGCCGTCGTCGAGCGCCTGCGCGATCCCGCCTGGCGCGCGCGGATCCGGCGCGAGGTCGACCAGCAGATGGCGAAGGAACTCGGCGACTACGCGCTCATCGTGATCAGCAGCGTGCGTTCGCCGGCGAACCGGCCGGTCGTCGGCCGCACGATGACCGACATCGCCGGGCTCTGGAACGTCGACCCGGTCGACGCGGTGCTGCGGCTGATTGAAGAAGAGGAGGGCGGGGTCTCGTTCATCGGGCACGGCATGAGCCCGGAGAACGTGGACATGGTGCTCGGCCACCCGCTCGTGATGGTGGGGTCGGACGGATCGTCGATGGCGCCGGTGGGCCGCGCCGCCGAGACGCGCCCGCACCCGCGCTCGTACGGCACGTTCGCGCGCGTGCTCGGCTACTACTGCCGCGAGCGCCAGTTGTTCGACCTGCCGACGGCGGTGAAGAAGATGACGAGCCTCCCGGCCGACCAGATCGGCCTCGCCGGCCGCGGCCGCATCGCGCCAGGCCAGGCTGCCGATCTCGTCGTCTTCGACGCCGGCCGCGTGCGCGACACCGCCACGTTTGACGCTCCCCACCAGTACCCCGAAGGCATCGCCCACGTCCTCGTGAACGGCGTGTTCGTCGTCGAGAACGGCGCGCACACCGGGGCCACGCCAGGGAGAGCGCTGCGTAA
- a CDS encoding amidohydrolase family protein, which yields MIDGSGAPPQGPVDIVIERNRIVEVRSVGYPGVPIRQAGRPSRGDREIDGTGRYVMPGFIDLHGHTRPGIPAEYMYKLWLAHGITTTRDPASHNGTAWTLRERDRSARNEIVAPRIVPYASTNPGYIRLEQGYTGGPLTTPEAARAYVRWVAEQGLAGIKIFGFDPPVMAALVDEARARGLGTAAHLPQTHVGRVDALDAARLGLDTLEHWYGLPEAVLGPGQVQDFPVDYQYGDEQHRFANAGRLWQQVPGPDSPRWRAVQDELLALGLVLDPTFSTYEAGRDVMRARNADWHARFTLPVVWQTYQPNRRAHGAYFFDWTTADEVAWKKNYERWFEFVNEYKNRGGRVGVGTDSGYIYGLYGFSYVRELEMLQEAGFHPLEVIRAATLHGAEAIAKPTGRPIEFGLIRAGLLADLVLVDENPIENLQVLYGTGAVRLNDTTGAVERVGGVSTVIKDGIVYDARRLLADVERSVEAAKA from the coding sequence ATGATCGACGGCAGCGGCGCCCCGCCCCAGGGTCCCGTCGACATCGTCATCGAGCGGAACCGGATCGTCGAGGTACGCAGCGTGGGGTACCCGGGCGTGCCGATTCGGCAGGCCGGGCGCCCCTCGCGCGGCGATCGCGAGATCGACGGGACCGGCCGCTACGTGATGCCGGGCTTCATCGACCTCCACGGCCATACGCGGCCGGGTATCCCGGCGGAGTACATGTACAAGCTGTGGCTCGCGCACGGCATCACCACGACGCGCGACCCGGCCTCGCACAACGGGACCGCATGGACCCTGCGCGAGCGCGACCGCAGCGCCCGCAACGAGATCGTCGCGCCCCGCATCGTGCCCTACGCGAGCACGAACCCTGGCTACATCCGTCTCGAGCAGGGTTATACCGGCGGCCCGCTCACGACGCCGGAGGCGGCGCGCGCGTACGTGCGCTGGGTGGCCGAGCAGGGCCTCGCCGGCATCAAGATCTTCGGGTTCGACCCGCCGGTGATGGCGGCGCTCGTCGACGAGGCGAGAGCGCGCGGGCTCGGCACGGCGGCCCACCTGCCGCAGACGCACGTGGGTCGGGTCGACGCGCTCGACGCGGCCCGGCTCGGGCTCGACACGCTCGAGCACTGGTACGGGCTGCCGGAGGCGGTGCTCGGGCCCGGACAGGTGCAGGACTTCCCGGTCGACTACCAGTACGGCGACGAACAGCACCGCTTCGCGAACGCCGGCCGCCTCTGGCAGCAGGTGCCCGGCCCCGACAGTCCACGCTGGCGGGCCGTGCAGGACGAGTTGCTCGCGCTCGGCCTGGTGCTCGACCCGACCTTCTCGACCTACGAGGCTGGCCGCGACGTGATGCGGGCGCGCAACGCCGACTGGCACGCGCGCTTCACGCTGCCGGTCGTGTGGCAGACCTACCAGCCGAACCGCCGGGCGCACGGCGCCTACTTCTTCGACTGGACGACCGCCGACGAGGTGGCGTGGAAGAAGAACTACGAGCGCTGGTTCGAGTTCGTGAACGAGTACAAGAATCGGGGCGGCAGGGTCGGTGTCGGCACCGACTCCGGGTACATCTACGGTCTCTACGGCTTCAGCTACGTTCGCGAGCTCGAGATGCTGCAGGAGGCGGGCTTCCATCCGCTCGAGGTGATCCGTGCGGCGACACTGCACGGGGCCGAAGCCATTGCGAAGCCGACGGGCCGGCCGATCGAGTTCGGGCTGATTCGTGCCGGACTGCTCGCCGACCTCGTGCTGGTCGACGAGAACCCCATCGAGAACCTGCAGGTGCTCTACGGCACGGGCGCGGTGCGGCTGAACGACACGACGGGTGCTGTCGAGCGGGTGGGCGGCGTCTCCACGGTCATCAAGGACGGCATCGTGTACGACGCGAGGCGGCTGCTCGCCGACGTCGAGCGCAGCGTCGAGGCGGCAAAGGC
- the secG gene encoding preprotein translocase subunit SecG, protein MYYLLSTVYVLVCLLLLVVVLLQQGKGGDIASAFGGGGSQTAFGARQGATVLTKASTVLGALFMVGALMLAIIGQRGPGSVVGGTGAPAPVQQAPVQAPASPTEAPQPPATPGGVQPQQP, encoded by the coding sequence CTGTATTACCTGCTCTCCACCGTGTACGTGCTCGTCTGCCTCCTGCTGCTCGTCGTCGTGCTGCTGCAGCAGGGGAAGGGTGGCGACATCGCGAGTGCGTTCGGCGGCGGAGGAAGCCAGACGGCGTTTGGCGCTCGCCAGGGTGCGACGGTGTTGACGAAGGCGTCGACGGTGCTCGGGGCGCTCTTCATGGTCGGCGCGCTGATGCTCGCCATCATCGGACAGCGCGGGCCGGGCTCGGTGGTCGGCGGGACCGGAGCGCCCGCGCCGGTCCAGCAGGCCCCCGTCCAGGCGCCTGCGTCCCCGACGGAGGCACCGCAGCCGCCGGCCACGCCGGGCGGCGTGCAGCCGCAGCAGCCCTAG